In one window of Tachypleus tridentatus isolate NWPU-2018 chromosome 2, ASM421037v1, whole genome shotgun sequence DNA:
- the LOC143243876 gene encoding neuronal membrane glycoprotein M6-a-like isoform X1, whose translation MVVMNYRHGYFGCCGGCLRCMSRIPYATLIATVMCVAGSGLFLGSMYRGTALTLQIFEDLFQIRFHGTNGDLRFTDLRVIFVVIGGVMGVLCLFLLVVGVLATGATRERVYKGWKARVGGRISCALFLVITYILDVTWMLVLACLVIISFIFMVSWGLCNQINVTNGQSQCIDLSHFDFMFPSGTKYENLRICSEGKVKEFCKDYVEQATIMYLLATAGCFLVVISLVHYLICLSANYAHIKDNEKFQDLQEIQYLLETDHGNLSKNMV comes from the exons ATGGTGGTAATGAACTACCGGCACGGGTACTTTG GTTGTTGTGGAGGGTGTTTACGATGTATGTCAAGAATTCCTTATGCTACTCTGATTGCTACAGTAATGTGTGTTGCAGGCTCTGGGCTTTTCTTAGGGTCTATGTACAGAGGTACAGCACTGACTTTACAAATATTTGAAGATTTGTTTCAGATAAGATTCCATGG TACGAATGGAGATCTCAG ATTTACGGATCTTCGAGTCATATTTGTTGTGATTGGAGGAGTGATGGGTGTTCTCTGTCTGTTCTTGTTGGTGGTAGGAGTCTTAGCAACAGGAGCTACAAGAGAGAGAGTGTATAAGGGCTGGAAGGCCAGGGTGGGAGGACGAATATCATGTGCACTg tttttagtGATAACATACATATTGGATGTGACATGGATGTTGGtgttagcatgtttggtgatcATATCCTTCATTTTCATGGTGTCCTGGGGACTGTGTAACCAGATAAATGTCACAAATGGTCAGAGCCAGTGTATAGATCTTTCTCACTTTG ATTTCATGTTTCCATCgggaacaaaatatgaaaatttacgCATTTGTTCAGAGGGAAAAGTTAAGGAATTCTGTAAAGATTAT GTGGAACAAGCAACAATTATGTACCTACTGGCAACCGCTGGATGTTTCCTGGTGGTGATAAGTCTT gtCCACTATTTAATATGTCTATCAGCCAACTATGCTCATATCAAGGATAATGAAAAGTTTCAAGACCTACAAGAAATACAATACTTACTAGAAACAGATCATGGGAATTTATCAAAGAACATGGTCTAG
- the LOC143243876 gene encoding neuronal membrane glycoprotein M6-a-like isoform X2: MVVMNYRHGYFGCCGGCLRCMSRIPYATLIATVMCVAGSGLFLGSMYRGTALTLQIFEDLFQIRFHGFTDLRVIFVVIGGVMGVLCLFLLVVGVLATGATRERVYKGWKARVGGRISCALFLVITYILDVTWMLVLACLVIISFIFMVSWGLCNQINVTNGQSQCIDLSHFDFMFPSGTKYENLRICSEGKVKEFCKDYVEQATIMYLLATAGCFLVVISLVHYLICLSANYAHIKDNEKFQDLQEIQYLLETDHGNLSKNMV; the protein is encoded by the exons ATGGTGGTAATGAACTACCGGCACGGGTACTTTG GTTGTTGTGGAGGGTGTTTACGATGTATGTCAAGAATTCCTTATGCTACTCTGATTGCTACAGTAATGTGTGTTGCAGGCTCTGGGCTTTTCTTAGGGTCTATGTACAGAGGTACAGCACTGACTTTACAAATATTTGAAGATTTGTTTCAGATAAGATTCCATGG ATTTACGGATCTTCGAGTCATATTTGTTGTGATTGGAGGAGTGATGGGTGTTCTCTGTCTGTTCTTGTTGGTGGTAGGAGTCTTAGCAACAGGAGCTACAAGAGAGAGAGTGTATAAGGGCTGGAAGGCCAGGGTGGGAGGACGAATATCATGTGCACTg tttttagtGATAACATACATATTGGATGTGACATGGATGTTGGtgttagcatgtttggtgatcATATCCTTCATTTTCATGGTGTCCTGGGGACTGTGTAACCAGATAAATGTCACAAATGGTCAGAGCCAGTGTATAGATCTTTCTCACTTTG ATTTCATGTTTCCATCgggaacaaaatatgaaaatttacgCATTTGTTCAGAGGGAAAAGTTAAGGAATTCTGTAAAGATTAT GTGGAACAAGCAACAATTATGTACCTACTGGCAACCGCTGGATGTTTCCTGGTGGTGATAAGTCTT gtCCACTATTTAATATGTCTATCAGCCAACTATGCTCATATCAAGGATAATGAAAAGTTTCAAGACCTACAAGAAATACAATACTTACTAGAAACAGATCATGGGAATTTATCAAAGAACATGGTCTAG